Part of the Mya arenaria isolate MELC-2E11 chromosome 8, ASM2691426v1 genome, gagaattattgttttaattcatgatTCTAATTTCATCCGATGAATGATGATAGCTTTGTTTTTACTCGCAATTTATGTCCTTTCTTTACATTTTAGTTTACATTCTtatgcattaaacatattttattctacAAATTTCACGAGTTCCCGATGGTAAACATTACCACACATTATTCATAGTTATGCGATTCTTATTGATGTCCAGTATATAGTTCAAATCATCTATTTGACTAACATTTCTATCGAAATCAATGTAATCCATGTTGGTTCCTACACACCCAATATAAACAGGTGGTATTTCTCTTCATTCATATACTAAAGCGATTAGAACTTCCTCAATGTTTCAAAGAAAGCACAAACAAATCGTATCATAGTAATGGTTGcataatgatttattaaaacttaaaattagaGTTAAAACTTTTATACCCTTCGATATCTTTTCACTTATCTTTCATGACTCCTGCCCACCCATCTCCATGTTACCGTATTGGCCCTTAGTATACACGGACCCCTCCACGTTCAGCTTATTGTACTCATTGCCGTCCTGTCTGGCTGTCAGCATTTTGCGTTATACGTTTCCCCTTGTGGAATAACGTCCATGGTATACTGGTCGTGCATGAATAGCCCAGTTATCTTGGTGTCCAGATGTTTAAAAAACGATTTAACCATCTCTTTAAAGTTTGTATCGTTAAATACCACAAATATACTTCTGATGCAAttaggaaaaaaaaatcaaaaaggttTTGTCCCTGTTAAAGTCAATGCATATTAAGgtcaaaatatgcaaaacacTCGGATTCGTAGTCAGTTTTCTGTGACAGTAACAGTGGCTTGCTTAAAAGGGAAATGACTTCCCCGATTTTACCCTCTCTCTTCCtcaatgatattgaaatttatttacaagTAGGTATAAATGCAGGTTTGACAATTGATGTAATCGAAGTATATTTACTGCTTACTACTGCTGTTTGACTACTGCTGTTTGCagatgaaacagctattttgtCTGAGACAAGGGAAGGCTAAGTAGAACCATTAATTACTTATCCTACAAGTACATCTTACAAGCGAACGTGGATTTTCTCCATTTTAACACAATTGTACTCTGATCCTTATCTATAGTCGTagaaaatattgacaataatataTGCCACTCTGACAgttaatattgtttcatttcattgatAGAGACAATGACGACGTCCAAGCCCGGTTGGAATGTGCctatttatttatacttgcGACACAATGGCAATTCTGACATGCCATTCTGACTAgaaatcttgttttatttcagtgacATTGGCGATGTCCAAATCCGGGCGCAATCATCTACTGGTAGCGGCTTTTGACTTTGGCACAACATATAGCGGATATGCATACTCCTTCAATAACGATCCGAGGAAAATACAGACAAACCAAGGTTGGAATGCCGGCACAGAGAAGCTCATTTCACTGAAAACCCCGACATGCGTTCTTTTGAATCCACAAAAGGAATTTGCTGCCTTTGGTTATGATGCAGAGAACAAGTATGCAAACCTAGCTGAAGACAACAAGCACAAAGAATGGATGTTTTTCAGGAGATTCAAAATGCTACTTCATAACAACAAGGTATTACAAtccattttaattataaacatccAAAACATGATAAAGGACTAGTTTCAATCGCATGTTTATTCACCTCTATCCAGATGCATCAGCCTCATAgcatataaagatatatactACCAGAAATACTTTATCTACGCAGTATCAAACAGTTAAATACAGTATATACAAATTGATATGTTCCGGATGTTGTAAGTCTGAACATGAAGCTGCTTTATATCAGATGCCCTTGCCAAATGTATACATCTACGTAGAAACTCCCTTTGGGTAGCAAGCACCAAATACACCCATGCAAAGCTTTTTGGCAAGCATCATGAAATCTCGCTGTTCTAATGTTACGAGAAAACAAGGAAATCTTTCAACTTGACcagatgaaatgttttattttttgtttttcgatCGTATTGTGataattattaacatgtttaaaagtacaagaactgtttagtttttatataattacgatTAATAGGGATTGAACCGGTCTGCTAGTGTCGAGGATATTCAAGGAAAGAAGATGCCAGCGATGACTATTTTCTCCATGTCATTACGTTATCTGAGAGACCACCTTGTTGAAGCTCTAACAAGACAAGTTGACGGTATAAAGGAAACAGATATTCTGTACGTGCTAACTGTTCCAGCAATCTGGAGCGATGCTGCTAAACAGTTTATGCGCGAGGCCGCTATTCAAGTAGGTGTTAGCATTTATAAGTTTACTAATAAGTTTGGCACAGTAGCGCTATGATAGAGGTTTATTTAAGTATCATTCATGCACAACTgtctatatatatttaaacatataataacgttataaaatagtttatgtcCATTTGCTTATGTTTAAAGAAAACTGctcatatttatttacattaaaaattacATAACAGTTCTCCATTTATTGTTGAAGTAATGTGACACCAACTGTTTATACATTCAAATTGTATAACTTAACAGAGACCTCATTTGATTGTCAGTGTGTGACTGTCTGCAGAATATAGCATTGAAAACACATTGCATATTGTCTAACGTTACAGGCGGGGTTTGATGCAGATCGGATAATGCTTGCCCTGGAGCCTGAGGCGGCTTCAATCTGGTGTCAACATATCAATACGAGTATCAAGTCAGACCTCAGCAAGACTGGTAGTCAACGCATGGTGGTAGACCTTGGAGGCAAGATTTTCAGTTTAATTTCAAGTAATATAGAATGTATAGACAAACAATTAAGACGATTATTTGGGATTGGAAATGTTGCAAGTTAAATTGCAATTTGTAAATTCTTATGAGTTTGTAAATCCCGTATGTTTTACTGATATTTAGTTGCATTTAAGTGACTTGACTTTGGCGTCGTTTGTCCTataatattaaactatttatattttaagatgtGTTTAACTAGAATTCACATGTGTGTATTTCATTTTTCCCAGGTGGAACAGCAGACATCTCTGTCCATGAGCGGAATAGTGATGGCACGCTAAAGGAAATACATCGAGCAAGCGGTGGGCCTTGGGGAGGGACTTCCGTAGATCAGAACTACATCAAATGGCTTACTAAACTTTTCGGAAGGGAAGTAATGTGGAGGTTTCAAAACGAAGAAATGGCTGATTACTTTGATATTCTTCGCGAGTTTGAAACGAAGAAACGTACCATCACATCAGAAACAAAAGGTCCCGTTTATTTTCGAGTTTCCGCCGCTTTAAGGGAAATTCATGACGAAGTGGGTGAAAAGAGTGTTAACGAAATGCTTGCAGAGATGAAGATAAAAGATGACGTGTCATATCGAAGAGACAAACTTCGTGTTTCCGCATACATTGTTAGATCGTGGTTTTCGGAATCGATTGACGAGACAGTGCAGCATGTTCTTTACCTTTTGTCAGAAGCAAGTATGAAAAAACAAACCACGATTATAATAGTCGGTGGCTATGGTGAGTGTAAACTAGTTTCCGACGAAATGAAAAATGCCATCACTAGCAAGAAGATCATAGTTCCGGACGAATGTGGACTAGCGGTTCTGAAAGGAGCTGTTCAGTTTGGTCATCAGCCCAAGCTTATAACATTTAGAGTAGCAAAATATACATATGGGTTCAAGGTAAAAAGAGTGTCTGAAACGGATGGTTGTAAGAACATTATCGATAACGTTTTCCGAAAAGTTGTGGAAATTAACGAGGTAGTTAAAATTGATAGGCGTATACCCGCACCTGGTCAACAATTTCTGAGTATGGATGAACAAtcagaaataagtatatttatatcTTCCGATCCAAACCCTGCCTTCGTTACGGATGAAAGTTGTTCGCTGATAGGAAATTTACATCTGGGACAAGCGAAAAGTCAACGGAGGGCAGATAACGAAGTTAGCGTAGAGTTTTTGTTTGGTGAAACTGAATTAGAAGTGATAGTAAGAACGCTTAGCGACAATTGTGAAAAGAAATGTGTTGTTGACTGCTTGTAACTTTTGAATTATTCATTGTAGAGACATATTGAATATGTATACCATTGGTTGTCGAGGACGTCGATAGcaattctttttttccaaataaacctgttattttgatctttaatacatttatttttattataattgggCTCGAAATCACCCTCGCCACGTTCAAAGACGTCTTTTTTATCCCAGATACCTATACGGGTGAGAGGATAATATAAACAGATAAACCCTAACTTTTAATACGAAGCGTATTTGCTAcaattaagtttttaaaaaatcagaGTGGTAACCCCGACCTTTAAGAAAGCTTAAGTGACACCAAAATAAATTTACGGAACTGTTGAACAATAGAAAGTGATTGTCCTCGATCCTACTGCTATCTATCTGCTATTTTCTCTAcccttttttctttatttctataTGAGTTTTTGTAGTTTGTTATTTGAGGAGttctgtgttgttgttccatgctTTTGGTTTGTTTTGCTATAATGCGTTATTGACGTTGGCTCTGTGTCCATGAAcggggcttatgtttaaacgttcgGCTACTGGatttgtttctatagttttttACATGCATATGTGTCATTAGGTGTCAACCGCAACGATTTTTGATTACTAGTATTTCGTTTTATTCTTCCAATCAGTTTCCGTTCAAATC contains:
- the LOC128243085 gene encoding heat shock 70 kDa protein 12A-like isoform X1, producing MTLAMSKSGRNHLLVAAFDFGTTYSGYAYSFNNDPRKIQTNQGWNAGTEKLISLKTPTCVLLNPQKEFAAFGYDAENKYANLAEDNKHKEWMFFRRFKMLLHNNKGLNRSASVEDIQGKKMPAMTIFSMSLRYLRDHLVEALTRQVDGIKETDILYVLTVPAIWSDAAKQFMREAAIQAGFDADRIMLALEPEAASIWCQHINTSIKSDLSKTGSQRMVVDLGGGTADISVHERNSDGTLKEIHRASGGPWGGTSVDQNYIKWLTKLFGREVMWRFQNEEMADYFDILREFETKKRTITSETKGPVYFRVSAALREIHDEVGEKSVNEMLAEMKIKDDVSYRRDKLRVSAYIVRSWFSESIDETVQHVLYLLSEASMKKQTTIIIVGGYGECKLVSDEMKNAITSKKIIVPDECGLAVLKGAVQFGHQPKLITFRVAKYTYGFKVKRVSETDGCKNIIDNVFRKVVEINEVVKIDRRIPAPGQQFLSMDEQSEISIFISSDPNPAFVTDESCSLIGNLHLGQAKSQRRADNEVSVEFLFGETELEVIVRTLSDNCEKKCVVDCL
- the LOC128243085 gene encoding heat shock 70 kDa protein 12A-like isoform X2 encodes the protein MSKSGRNHLLVAAFDFGTTYSGYAYSFNNDPRKIQTNQGWNAGTEKLISLKTPTCVLLNPQKEFAAFGYDAENKYANLAEDNKHKEWMFFRRFKMLLHNNKGLNRSASVEDIQGKKMPAMTIFSMSLRYLRDHLVEALTRQVDGIKETDILYVLTVPAIWSDAAKQFMREAAIQAGFDADRIMLALEPEAASIWCQHINTSIKSDLSKTGSQRMVVDLGGGTADISVHERNSDGTLKEIHRASGGPWGGTSVDQNYIKWLTKLFGREVMWRFQNEEMADYFDILREFETKKRTITSETKGPVYFRVSAALREIHDEVGEKSVNEMLAEMKIKDDVSYRRDKLRVSAYIVRSWFSESIDETVQHVLYLLSEASMKKQTTIIIVGGYGECKLVSDEMKNAITSKKIIVPDECGLAVLKGAVQFGHQPKLITFRVAKYTYGFKVKRVSETDGCKNIIDNVFRKVVEINEVVKIDRRIPAPGQQFLSMDEQSEISIFISSDPNPAFVTDESCSLIGNLHLGQAKSQRRADNEVSVEFLFGETELEVIVRTLSDNCEKKCVVDCL